One stretch of Natronobacterium texcoconense DNA includes these proteins:
- a CDS encoding class I SAM-dependent methyltransferase: MTERMDDASRTLETYESDVDAYVRKYREQSVAVLYGEPFLDALAGDRLLDVGCGPGSDLSTFESAGYEPVGFDLTDGFLRAAGESASSAPLVRGDMRALPFADATFDGVWSSASFLHVPRSDAAETLGEFRRVLRPDGVVFLSVKRASARPEESRDRHFEYYRPDEIRSSVADAGFVPEIVETTEEWIAIVAESK; encoded by the coding sequence GTGACCGAACGGATGGACGACGCCTCCCGCACGCTCGAGACCTACGAGTCGGACGTCGATGCGTACGTCCGGAAGTACCGCGAGCAGTCCGTTGCAGTTCTCTACGGCGAGCCGTTCCTCGACGCGCTCGCCGGCGATCGTCTGCTCGACGTCGGCTGTGGTCCCGGGTCGGATCTCTCGACGTTCGAGTCCGCCGGCTACGAGCCGGTCGGGTTCGACCTCACCGACGGATTTCTGCGGGCCGCCGGTGAATCCGCGTCGTCCGCGCCGCTGGTCCGTGGCGACATGCGAGCGTTGCCGTTCGCCGACGCGACGTTCGACGGCGTCTGGAGTTCCGCGTCGTTCCTCCACGTTCCCCGGTCGGACGCAGCCGAAACGCTGGGCGAGTTCCGTCGAGTGCTGCGTCCCGACGGCGTCGTCTTCCTCTCGGTCAAACGCGCCTCCGCGAGGCCGGAGGAATCTCGCGACCGACACTTCGAATACTACCGCCCGGACGAGATTCGCTCGAGCGTTGCGGACGCAGGATTCGTTCCCGAAATCGTCGAAACCACCGAAGAATGGATTGCAATAGTCGCCGAGTCGAAGTAG
- a CDS encoding 2'-5' RNA ligase family protein: MYSVNVPVPGRVRTLANELYPELVGFDSVRDTHSCLLKRLGDADHVAQLQHRAHRALEGTPAVEATITGIDYFEDPPLGSAPVVYLAVESPGLEKIHDDLTDTFDVIEGLEGADYVPHVTLARGGDAATATRLADREIDPVTWTVSELEFWDGSYKLPVSRVSLPA, translated from the coding sequence GTGTACAGCGTCAACGTTCCCGTTCCGGGCCGGGTTCGAACGCTCGCGAACGAACTCTATCCCGAACTCGTGGGGTTCGACTCCGTCCGGGACACTCACTCGTGTCTGCTCAAACGGCTCGGCGACGCCGACCACGTCGCCCAACTCCAGCACCGCGCCCATCGCGCACTCGAGGGTACCCCGGCCGTCGAAGCGACGATCACCGGTATCGACTACTTCGAGGATCCGCCGCTTGGCTCCGCGCCCGTCGTCTACCTGGCCGTCGAGAGCCCCGGTCTCGAGAAGATCCACGACGACCTCACCGACACCTTCGACGTCATCGAGGGACTCGAGGGCGCCGATTACGTCCCACACGTCACGCTCGCTCGCGGAGGCGACGCGGCTACAGCGACACGGCTGGCCGACCGCGAGATCGATCCCGTCACCTGGACCGTCAGCGAACTCGAGTTCTGGGATGGATCGTACAAATTGCCGGTCAGTCGCGTGTCGTTGCCTGCCTGA
- a CDS encoding argininosuccinate synthase has protein sequence MTRVALAFSGGLDTTICVPLLEEEYGYDEVIGVTVDVGQPESEFEEAEETAEALDLEHYVVDAKSEFADLCFDGVRANATYQGYPLGTALARPVIAEAILEVAEEQGCTGIAHGCTGKGNDQLRFEAVWRDSDLEVIAPVRELGLTREWEQEYAAEKDLPVEGGSGGDWSIDTNLWSRSVEGDKLEDPNYVPPTDIYNWTDEPSGEIEEIEITFEEGYPVAIDGEEMEPVALIEYLNDLAGSYGVGRTDVMEDRMLGLKVRENYEHPAATTLLNAHESLEGLVLTQEERQFKQQIDQQWAQKGYEGLVDAPLVSALEGFIDETQKRVTGTVTIRFEGGKARPVARDSEYAAYSAAHASFDTETVGKIKQEDATGVAKYHGFQRRLANGVLEDDDETVELATDGSGDD, from the coding sequence ATGACACGTGTGGCACTCGCGTTCTCGGGCGGACTGGACACGACGATCTGTGTCCCGCTGCTCGAGGAGGAATACGGATACGACGAAGTGATCGGCGTCACAGTAGACGTCGGCCAGCCAGAATCGGAGTTCGAAGAAGCCGAAGAGACCGCCGAGGCACTCGACCTCGAGCACTACGTGGTCGACGCGAAATCGGAGTTCGCCGACCTCTGTTTCGACGGCGTCCGCGCGAACGCGACCTACCAGGGCTATCCGCTCGGAACCGCGCTGGCTCGCCCGGTAATCGCCGAAGCGATCCTCGAGGTCGCGGAGGAACAGGGCTGTACGGGTATCGCCCACGGCTGTACGGGCAAGGGCAACGACCAGCTCAGGTTCGAGGCCGTCTGGCGCGACTCGGATCTCGAGGTCATCGCGCCCGTGCGTGAACTCGGTCTCACCCGTGAGTGGGAACAGGAGTACGCCGCCGAGAAGGACCTCCCCGTCGAGGGCGGCAGCGGCGGCGACTGGTCGATCGACACCAATCTCTGGAGTCGCTCGGTCGAGGGAGATAAACTCGAGGATCCGAACTACGTTCCGCCGACGGATATCTACAACTGGACCGACGAGCCGTCCGGCGAAATCGAAGAAATCGAGATCACGTTCGAGGAGGGGTACCCCGTCGCCATCGACGGCGAGGAGATGGAGCCGGTTGCGCTCATCGAGTACCTGAACGACCTCGCGGGCTCCTACGGCGTCGGCCGTACCGACGTGATGGAAGACCGCATGCTCGGGCTGAAGGTCCGCGAGAACTACGAGCACCCCGCGGCGACGACGCTACTGAACGCTCACGAGTCCCTCGAGGGCCTCGTCCTCACTCAGGAAGAGCGCCAGTTCAAACAGCAGATCGACCAGCAGTGGGCCCAGAAGGGCTACGAAGGACTCGTCGATGCACCGCTCGTGAGCGCACTCGAGGGCTTCATCGACGAAACCCAGAAGCGCGTCACCGGTACCGTTACGATCCGCTTCGAGGGCGGCAAGGCCCGTCCCGTCGCCCGTGACAGCGAGTACGCCGCGTACTCGGCCGCACACGCTTCCTTCGACACCGAGACCGTGGGCAAGATCAAGCAGGAAGACGCCACGGGCGTCGCGAAGTACCACGGATTCCAGCGTCGCCTCGCGAACGGCGTCCTCGAGGACGACGACGAAACCGTCGAGCTCGCGACCGACGGCAGCGGGGACGACTGA
- a CDS encoding metallophosphoesterase gives MIAIFSDTHSSDGHELEGEALNAAREADTVVHAGDFTSEAALEAFQKECATLFPVHGNADSAAIRERLPTARVVEAGGVRFAVTHRRDGGEMGLAMFGRSRDADVVVSGHTHRPTVIETEDCLLLNPGSHAQPRGHRPGFAVLEESEVGLEGEIREPDGTLVESFEIPQK, from the coding sequence ATGATCGCGATTTTCTCCGATACACACAGCAGCGACGGCCACGAACTCGAGGGGGAAGCGCTGAACGCCGCTCGAGAGGCCGACACCGTCGTCCACGCGGGCGATTTCACGAGCGAAGCGGCACTCGAGGCGTTCCAGAAGGAGTGTGCGACGCTCTTTCCAGTACACGGCAACGCCGACAGCGCGGCGATCCGGGAGCGACTGCCGACTGCCCGCGTGGTCGAAGCCGGCGGCGTGCGATTCGCCGTGACCCACCGACGCGACGGCGGCGAGATGGGGCTCGCGATGTTCGGCCGGTCGCGGGACGCCGACGTCGTCGTTTCGGGTCACACCCACCGACCGACGGTCATCGAGACCGAGGACTGTCTCCTCCTCAATCCCGGGAGCCACGCACAGCCACGTGGACACCGTCCGGGATTCGCCGTGCTCGAGGAGAGTGAGGTCGGACTCGAGGGCGAAATTCGGGAACCGGACGGCACGCTCGTCGAGTCGTTCGAGATCCCACAGAAATAG
- a CDS encoding ATP-dependent DNA helicase, translating into MSETSGYMRFFPYDQPYENQREAMGRIHNALSRGQNVLFEGACGTGKTLSSLAPALEVAREEDKTVVITTDVHQQMRQFVAEARAITREERIRAVVFKGKGSMCHIDVGYEECQALRDNTRALVDAEQEKEQLERRQRELLAESQDGDGAAADARSAVMDELESIEDRLEDLGEQNVCDYYRNNLTGNTDDFFAWLFEDVRTPDEIYEYAERQEFCGYELLKEGIEGVDLVVCNYHHLLDSTIREQFFRWLGRDPEDVIAVFDEAHNVEDAAREHATRTCSERTFESALDELEESDDPRSEDAANVLSAFHRALVEAYEESFGFGERERIGENWEDVPIANEDRRDDLTLEFLQRYSGQGIDDDLEAAMKLGQRLDEEYEEAYREGETATRTECQTLQAAGFVSAWMNEGAKEGLYPVVSVTRDAGTDEIYGRAELYTCLPRQVTGQLFEEVYATVLMSATLQPFDVTENVLGLEDPITMAYGLQFPEENRRTYAVETPPLFSSDRDDPAVQEEVTDAIHDAVRMTSGNTLAFFPNYSEASRYADRLESRTDRTVYVDEPGVAVEELRQEFVADDDAVLCTSLWGTLAEGVSFDGEDARTVLVVGVPYPHLDDRAEAVQDAYDVAFDGTETGWRYAVEIPTVRKTRQALGRVIRSPEDVGVRALLDRRYSNRAKSDLGKYSVNGTFPHEEREELIDIDPAKLKFAMLNFYGDHDTYDGEPPAP; encoded by the coding sequence GTGTCCGAAACGAGCGGTTACATGCGCTTTTTCCCGTACGACCAGCCGTACGAGAATCAGCGCGAGGCGATGGGCCGGATCCACAACGCCCTGAGCCGCGGCCAGAACGTCCTCTTCGAGGGGGCCTGCGGAACCGGGAAGACGCTGTCCTCGCTCGCTCCCGCCCTCGAGGTTGCCCGCGAGGAGGACAAGACGGTCGTCATCACGACCGACGTCCACCAGCAGATGCGACAGTTCGTCGCCGAGGCCCGCGCGATCACCCGCGAGGAACGAATCCGCGCCGTCGTCTTCAAGGGGAAAGGATCGATGTGTCACATCGACGTCGGCTACGAGGAGTGTCAGGCGCTGCGGGACAACACCCGCGCGCTCGTCGACGCCGAACAGGAGAAAGAACAACTCGAGCGCCGCCAGCGCGAACTGCTCGCGGAGAGTCAGGACGGCGACGGCGCGGCGGCCGACGCTCGCTCGGCCGTGATGGACGAACTCGAGTCGATCGAGGACCGTCTCGAGGATCTCGGGGAGCAGAACGTCTGTGATTACTACCGGAACAACCTCACCGGGAACACGGACGACTTCTTCGCGTGGCTGTTCGAGGACGTCCGCACGCCCGACGAGATCTACGAGTACGCCGAGCGCCAGGAGTTCTGCGGCTACGAACTCCTGAAAGAGGGTATCGAGGGTGTCGACCTCGTCGTCTGTAACTACCACCACCTGCTCGACTCGACGATACGCGAACAGTTCTTCCGGTGGCTCGGCCGCGACCCCGAGGACGTCATCGCCGTCTTCGACGAGGCGCACAACGTCGAGGACGCCGCCCGTGAGCACGCGACCCGGACCTGCTCGGAACGGACCTTCGAGTCCGCACTGGACGAACTCGAGGAGTCCGACGATCCTCGTAGCGAGGACGCCGCGAACGTTCTCTCGGCGTTCCACCGCGCGCTCGTCGAAGCCTACGAGGAATCGTTCGGGTTCGGAGAACGAGAGCGAATCGGCGAGAACTGGGAGGACGTTCCCATCGCCAACGAAGACCGACGGGACGACCTCACACTCGAGTTCCTGCAGCGCTACTCGGGCCAGGGGATCGACGACGATTTAGAGGCCGCGATGAAACTCGGCCAGCGACTCGACGAGGAGTACGAAGAGGCCTACCGCGAGGGCGAAACTGCGACGAGGACAGAGTGTCAGACTCTCCAGGCCGCGGGGTTCGTCTCCGCCTGGATGAACGAGGGTGCCAAGGAGGGGCTGTACCCGGTGGTCTCGGTCACCCGCGACGCCGGGACCGACGAGATCTACGGCCGCGCGGAACTGTACACCTGTCTCCCACGGCAGGTCACGGGCCAGCTCTTCGAGGAGGTGTACGCCACCGTCCTGATGAGCGCGACGCTACAGCCCTTCGACGTCACCGAGAACGTTCTCGGACTCGAGGACCCGATCACGATGGCCTATGGGCTACAGTTCCCCGAGGAGAACCGCCGAACGTACGCCGTCGAGACGCCGCCGCTTTTCTCCTCGGACCGGGACGACCCCGCCGTCCAGGAGGAGGTCACCGACGCCATCCACGACGCCGTTCGGATGACGTCGGGGAACACGCTCGCCTTTTTCCCCAACTACAGCGAGGCGAGTCGGTACGCGGATCGGCTCGAGTCGCGGACGGATCGGACGGTCTACGTGGACGAACCGGGCGTCGCCGTCGAGGAACTCCGCCAGGAGTTCGTCGCGGACGACGACGCCGTCCTGTGTACCTCGCTGTGGGGTACCCTCGCCGAAGGTGTGAGTTTCGACGGCGAAGATGCACGGACGGTACTCGTGGTCGGCGTCCCCTACCCACACCTCGACGACCGCGCCGAGGCAGTTCAGGACGCCTACGACGTCGCGTTCGACGGGACGGAGACGGGATGGCGCTACGCCGTCGAGATTCCGACGGTTCGAAAGACCAGACAGGCGCTCGGTCGCGTGATCCGATCGCCCGAGGACGTCGGCGTCCGGGCGTTGCTCGACCGTCGCTACTCGAACCGGGCGAAGTCGGATCTCGGCAAGTACAGCGTCAATGGAACCTTCCCCCACGAAGAACGGGAAGAACTGATCGACATCGACCCGGCGAAACTCAAGTTCGCGATGCTCAACTTCTACGGCGACCACGATACCTACGACGGCGAACCGCCGGCACCGTAA
- a CDS encoding DUF7343 domain-containing protein, which produces MDARGLWALVCVLALVGCLVAFVPSASATSGGVGVVDSGPEQPLLQETANETDQTANETDQLDDADEVHIDVFVHENGAATFVVDYRFENDSDANWNTLRDDVEANPDAYAAEERDDWNAILEDGENETDREMEIRNVSVVTDVSTAPRELGHVEFTFEWTGFAYIELNRIEVGDALSGFTLPKDTTLQVFPPEGYVVDGVEPSPDDPPEGSVFWDGDGTEFTDDQPWIDLMEEGNASGPADESDPGPAMPWLTVAAALALLASVGAAGWWIRHEEILAPNGASSEAEPPAGTAEPATSGGDVTQGEQETNGPPPELLSNEERILQLLDQRGGRIKQQEVVSELDWTEAKTSQVVGGLREDGEIEVFRIGRENVLALPDDRESDD; this is translated from the coding sequence ATGGACGCGAGGGGGCTGTGGGCCCTGGTCTGTGTGCTCGCACTGGTGGGATGCCTGGTGGCATTCGTTCCATCCGCGTCGGCCACGTCCGGTGGTGTCGGTGTGGTCGATTCGGGGCCGGAACAGCCGCTGCTGCAGGAGACAGCCAACGAAACCGATCAGACGGCCAACGAAACCGATCAACTCGACGACGCGGACGAAGTTCACATCGACGTGTTCGTCCACGAGAACGGCGCAGCGACGTTCGTCGTCGACTACCGATTCGAGAACGATTCGGATGCGAACTGGAACACGCTCCGTGACGACGTCGAGGCGAATCCCGACGCGTACGCCGCCGAGGAAAGAGACGACTGGAACGCGATCCTCGAGGACGGCGAGAACGAGACCGACCGGGAAATGGAGATTCGCAACGTTTCGGTCGTGACCGACGTCAGTACCGCGCCGCGGGAACTCGGTCACGTCGAGTTTACCTTCGAGTGGACCGGCTTCGCCTACATCGAATTGAATCGGATCGAAGTCGGCGATGCACTCTCGGGCTTTACCCTCCCGAAAGACACCACGCTACAGGTCTTCCCGCCGGAGGGGTATGTCGTCGACGGCGTCGAACCGTCGCCGGACGATCCACCCGAGGGATCCGTCTTCTGGGATGGCGATGGAACCGAGTTCACCGACGACCAGCCCTGGATAGACCTTATGGAGGAAGGGAACGCCAGCGGCCCGGCCGACGAATCCGACCCCGGCCCGGCGATGCCATGGCTCACCGTCGCCGCCGCGCTCGCGTTACTCGCGAGCGTCGGTGCCGCCGGCTGGTGGATCAGACACGAAGAGATCCTCGCACCGAACGGCGCCTCGAGCGAAGCGGAGCCGCCTGCAGGAACGGCAGAGCCGGCCACGAGCGGAGGCGACGTTACCCAGGGAGAGCAAGAGACCAACGGCCCGCCGCCGGAACTGTTGAGCAACGAGGAACGGATCCTGCAGTTGCTCGACCAGCGAGGCGGACGGATCAAACAGCAGGAAGTCGTCTCGGAACTGGACTGGACCGAGGCCAAGACGAGTCAGGTCGTCGGCGGCCTCCGTGAGGACGGCGAAATCGAAGTCTTCCGAATCGGCCGTGAGAACGTGTTGGCACTCCCGGACGACCGCGAAAGCGACGACTGA
- a CDS encoding DUF7554 family protein has product MIGSRGKLEVEALLKIVLALVAVLLVLEILSAIVSGILGLLQPLLMIAILVVIGLWLVDRL; this is encoded by the coding sequence ATGATCGGTTCCCGCGGAAAACTCGAGGTAGAGGCTCTGTTGAAGATCGTCCTCGCCCTGGTCGCCGTCCTCCTCGTGCTCGAGATACTGAGTGCGATCGTCAGCGGCATCCTCGGGCTCTTACAGCCGCTGCTCATGATTGCGATCCTCGTCGTTATCGGTCTCTGGCTGGTGGACCGTCTCTAG